From the genome of Nodosilinea sp. FACHB-141, one region includes:
- a CDS encoding ABC transporter ATP-binding protein: MAFLLERLKRFKQYLIYIPQVLELIWQAAHYWMAGWCILLIIQGLLPAASIFLSRALVDSLVSAAGQGMAWESLRPVMIPGIAMVGVLLAGELLGSLTTWVRTSQAELVQDYISGLVHQQSIVIDFACYESPEYSDRLERAREGASRQSLSLLESLGSLLQSTITLGAIAAILLTYGPWLPLLLVISALPALAIGLQLNMEQYQWSQRTTSDRRRLSYYEYLLTSNWTAAELRLFSWGEHFASAYQRLRRRLRREHMQLIRRQTLSRLLASAIALLLSGLAVVWMAQQLLLGLLTIGDLALFYQAFSRGQSIIKSFLSNLEEIYRNSLFISNLLEFLALKPEVIDPPNPKALPSPLQHAIEFNQVSFAYPGSDQKTLSNFSLMIPAGKITAIVGDNGAGKSTLIKLLCRFYDPTQGSIQLDGIDLRQFSTSELRRAITVLFQSPMAYYVTAGENIALGDSNTTFSQQELVKAAQGAGIHPKIMGLPQEYESQLGKWFSGGTDLSGGEWQKLSLARAFIRQAQFIILDEPTSAMDPWAEHEWLSRFRKMAYRRTALVITHRFTLARQADLIYVMKAGKIVESGNHDELLRQRGLYAQSWLAQTGELKVKV; the protein is encoded by the coding sequence ATGGCATTTCTTTTAGAAAGGCTCAAAAGATTTAAGCAGTATTTAATCTATATTCCCCAGGTTTTAGAGCTGATTTGGCAAGCAGCCCACTATTGGATGGCTGGTTGGTGCATTTTGCTCATTATCCAAGGCCTCCTGCCTGCGGCTTCCATTTTCTTGTCTCGCGCTTTAGTCGATAGTTTAGTCAGCGCTGCCGGTCAAGGGATGGCCTGGGAATCTCTGCGCCCAGTCATGATTCCCGGTATTGCTATGGTTGGCGTCTTATTAGCTGGAGAACTGTTGGGTAGTCTTACCACTTGGGTACGTACGTCTCAGGCCGAATTGGTGCAAGACTACATTAGTGGTCTGGTACACCAACAGTCGATCGTAATCGATTTTGCCTGCTATGAGTCACCGGAGTATAGCGATCGCCTAGAGCGGGCTAGGGAAGGTGCTAGTCGACAGTCGCTATCACTGCTAGAAAGTCTGGGTAGCTTACTGCAAAGCACTATCACCCTAGGAGCGATCGCAGCTATCTTACTAACCTATGGCCCTTGGCTACCCTTACTTTTGGTAATCAGCGCCCTGCCTGCTCTAGCTATTGGTTTACAGCTAAACATGGAGCAGTACCAATGGTCGCAGCGCACAACCTCTGATCGAAGGCGCCTGTCCTATTACGAATATTTGCTCACCAGCAACTGGACCGCCGCCGAACTACGGCTATTTAGCTGGGGCGAGCATTTTGCTAGCGCCTACCAACGGCTGCGCCGCAGACTGCGCCGAGAGCATATGCAGCTGATTCGCAGGCAAACTCTTAGCCGATTGTTGGCTAGTGCAATTGCTCTGCTCCTCTCTGGTTTAGCCGTGGTGTGGATGGCTCAGCAACTGCTACTCGGGTTGTTGACCATTGGCGATCTAGCACTTTTCTATCAAGCTTTTAGTCGAGGGCAAAGTATTATTAAATCCTTTCTCAGTAATCTTGAAGAAATTTATAGAAATAGTCTATTTATTAGCAATTTGCTCGAGTTTTTGGCTCTAAAACCCGAGGTAATTGATCCGCCCAATCCTAAAGCGCTACCATCACCTCTGCAGCATGCCATTGAATTTAATCAGGTTAGTTTTGCATATCCCGGCAGCGATCAGAAAACCTTGAGTAACTTTAGTTTGATGATTCCAGCTGGAAAAATTACGGCGATCGTCGGCGATAATGGAGCGGGGAAAAGCACTCTTATTAAGCTTTTATGTCGCTTTTACGATCCTACCCAGGGTAGCATTCAGCTGGATGGCATTGATTTAAGACAGTTTTCAACATCAGAATTACGGCGGGCTATTACGGTCTTATTTCAATCACCTATGGCCTACTACGTCACCGCCGGAGAAAACATTGCCTTGGGCGACAGCAACACTACTTTTAGTCAACAAGAGTTGGTTAAAGCAGCACAAGGGGCTGGAATACATCCGAAAATCATGGGACTCCCTCAGGAGTATGAGTCGCAACTGGGCAAATGGTTTTCTGGCGGCACTGATCTCAGCGGTGGAGAGTGGCAGAAACTCTCCCTAGCGCGCGCGTTTATCCGTCAGGCTCAGTTCATTATCCTAGATGAGCCCACTAGTGCCATGGATCCATGGGCTGAGCACGAGTGGCTATCGCGGTTCCGCAAAATGGCCTACAGGCGCACAGCGCTAGTCATTACCCACCGCTTTACCCTGGCACGCCAGGCTGACTTAATCTACGTCATGAAAGCGGGAAAGATTGTTGAGTCGGGAAACCATGATGAGTTACTGCGTCAGCGGGGTCTATATGCTCAGTCGTGGCTAGCCCAAACGGGCGAACTTAAAGTTAAGGTCTAA
- a CDS encoding bestrophin family protein, producing the protein MARPIEIVQGNEPVPNQTIKRSIRRYESEQDWFKLLFRVRGSVIPAVMPRVLLCAAFALGILLLYSRGWPVASPILGSLVPSLVLGLLLVFRTNTSYERFWEGRKLWGSVVNLTRNLARQLWVAIETPQPGDYEAKMAAVRQLPAFAIAMKLHLRSELPNAELANLLTADQFAKLRQMNNPPLEIAFWIADYLQTQQTRGTLNTHQLTHCLETLDDLVDALGGCERILKTPMPVAYSIHLKQLLMLYCLALPFQMVDSVGWATPFLVGLISFAVFGIEEIGIEIENPFGHDPNDLPLDTICHTMQQNIEDLISLVPGAGRSQSARVEESPTKAGL; encoded by the coding sequence ATGGCTAGGCCAATTGAGATCGTGCAGGGGAATGAGCCGGTGCCAAACCAAACTATCAAACGCAGCATTCGCCGCTACGAATCCGAACAAGACTGGTTTAAGCTGCTGTTTCGCGTGCGGGGGTCGGTGATACCGGCGGTGATGCCCCGAGTGCTGCTGTGCGCAGCTTTTGCCCTGGGGATTTTGTTGCTATACAGCCGGGGCTGGCCGGTAGCATCGCCCATTCTGGGGTCGCTGGTGCCCAGCTTGGTGCTGGGTCTGCTGCTGGTGTTTCGCACTAACACCTCCTACGAGCGGTTTTGGGAGGGGCGCAAGCTCTGGGGCAGCGTGGTGAACCTCACCCGCAACCTGGCCCGGCAGCTGTGGGTGGCAATCGAGACGCCCCAGCCAGGAGATTACGAGGCCAAAATGGCCGCTGTGCGCCAGCTGCCTGCTTTTGCGATCGCCATGAAACTGCACCTGCGCAGCGAACTCCCCAATGCTGAGCTGGCTAACCTGCTCACCGCCGACCAGTTCGCCAAACTGCGGCAGATGAACAACCCGCCACTGGAGATCGCCTTTTGGATAGCCGACTACCTGCAAACTCAGCAGACCCGGGGCACCCTCAACACCCACCAGCTCACCCACTGCCTAGAAACCCTAGACGACCTGGTAGATGCCCTAGGAGGGTGTGAGCGCATTCTCAAGACGCCCATGCCGGTGGCCTACAGCATTCACCTGAAGCAGTTGCTAATGCTGTATTGCCTGGCTCTGCCCTTTCAAATGGTGGATTCGGTGGGCTGGGCTACACCTTTTTTAGTGGGGCTGATCAGCTTTGCAGTATTTGGTATTGAAGAAATTGGTATCGAAATTGAAAACCCCTTTGGCCACGACCCCAACGATCTACCCCTCGACACCATCTGCCACACCATGCAGCAAAATATCGAAGATCTGATATCGTTGGTGCCGGGAGCGGGGCGATCGCAAAGCGCCCGTGTTGAGGAATCGCCCACCAAGGCCGGTCTTTGA
- a CDS encoding Uma2 family endonuclease, which translates to MVQAASQPLTFEQFLERYPEDGGRYELRHGVILEMRPIGAHEEVISLVRRKLDFEIERLGLPYFIPQSCLVKPLREGEGYLPDIIVLDQAKVKTDPYWKRHSSISTEDSVRLVVEVVSTNWQDDYLTKLAEYEKLGIPEYWIVDYRALGGVRFIGSPKVPTVWMYRRLGEEYEAGQAFRPGQTLTSPTFSELALTVDQIVEVGQAADLA; encoded by the coding sequence ATGGTTCAAGCTGCCTCTCAACCCCTCACATTTGAACAGTTTTTAGAGCGGTACCCTGAAGACGGTGGCCGCTACGAGCTGCGCCATGGAGTCATCTTAGAAATGCGCCCTATCGGTGCTCATGAAGAAGTAATTAGCCTAGTGCGGAGAAAGCTCGATTTCGAAATTGAGCGCTTGGGTTTGCCCTACTTCATTCCTCAGTCCTGTTTGGTCAAGCCGTTGCGGGAAGGAGAGGGCTACCTGCCCGACATCATTGTGCTCGATCAGGCCAAGGTCAAAACCGACCCCTACTGGAAGAGGCATTCCAGTATTTCGACCGAGGATTCTGTGCGGTTGGTGGTAGAAGTTGTGAGCACAAATTGGCAGGATGATTACCTGACGAAACTAGCCGAATATGAAAAGCTGGGCATTCCCGAGTACTGGATTGTGGACTACCGTGCCCTGGGCGGCGTGCGGTTTATTGGCTCTCCTAAGGTGCCAACGGTGTGGATGTATCGACGCCTAGGGGAGGAATATGAAGCGGGCCAGGCTTTTCGTCCCGGTCAGACGCTGACCTCTCCAACATTTTCAGAACTGGCGCTGACCGTAGATCAAATTGTTGAGGTGGGTCAAGCCGCAGACTTAGCCTAG
- the hflX gene encoding GTPase HflX: METIYGNLKGLKPSQLKQLQRIYHQRLPGDCVVTPEFAQRLAAVSTDIDSPLCAYVNRRGQVIRVGVGTLRQTQIPPSELPRYGAERLSGIRCIATQFEPGSPSDAILTTMALQRLDVLAVLALTGTGFTRRGGGATGYIQSTYLAHLVPHPEQRWLVSAPIDLDDLAQQDFLALAEGLEAEFSHAFTALQVEDERDRVLVVGLFTNNQTPEHFEQRLEELERLVDSAGGEVMETMFQKRPRPHPQTVLGAGKVQEVALAAQTVGANLIVFDRDLSPMQVRNLEDMVGLRVVDRTELILDIFAQRAKSGAGKLQVELAQLEYQMPRLKGRGQSLSRQGGGIGTRGPGETKLETERRAIQRRIQRLQQEVNQLQAHRARLRHRRQDDNLPSIAVVGYTNAGKSTLVNTLTNSEVYAADQLFATLDPTTRRLAITDPATNDTTQLVVTDTVGFIEELPASLMDAFRATLEEVTEADALLHVVDVSHPAWQDQIHWVMRILKDMPIVPGPMLLVFNKADRVSSEELAIAQEEYPQALFISATERLGLETLRSRLLQLIDYAVTV; the protein is encoded by the coding sequence ATCGAAACCATCTATGGCAATCTAAAGGGGCTCAAGCCCAGCCAGCTCAAGCAGCTGCAGCGCATCTACCACCAGCGACTGCCGGGGGATTGTGTGGTGACTCCTGAGTTTGCCCAGCGGCTAGCAGCAGTGAGCACCGACATCGATAGCCCCCTATGCGCTTACGTCAACCGTCGTGGTCAGGTAATTCGGGTGGGGGTGGGCACTCTGCGGCAGACCCAAATTCCACCTTCGGAGCTGCCCCGCTACGGTGCCGAGCGCCTCAGCGGTATTCGCTGTATTGCCACCCAGTTTGAACCCGGCTCACCCAGCGACGCCATTCTTACCACCATGGCCCTACAGCGGCTAGACGTGTTGGCGGTACTGGCGTTGACGGGCACTGGTTTTACCCGTCGCGGTGGCGGTGCTACGGGCTACATCCAGAGCACTTATTTGGCCCACCTGGTGCCTCATCCTGAGCAGCGCTGGCTGGTCTCGGCCCCCATCGATTTAGACGATCTGGCCCAGCAAGACTTTCTCGCCCTGGCCGAAGGGCTAGAGGCCGAGTTCAGCCACGCCTTTACTGCCCTGCAGGTAGAAGATGAGCGCGATCGCGTCCTAGTCGTCGGCCTGTTCACCAATAACCAAACCCCTGAGCACTTTGAGCAGCGTCTCGAAGAGCTAGAGCGCCTGGTCGACAGCGCTGGCGGCGAAGTGATGGAAACTATGTTTCAAAAGCGCCCTCGTCCCCACCCTCAGACCGTGCTAGGGGCTGGTAAGGTGCAGGAAGTAGCCCTGGCGGCCCAAACCGTGGGCGCTAATCTAATCGTGTTCGATCGCGACCTCTCCCCTATGCAGGTGCGCAACCTGGAAGACATGGTGGGCCTGCGCGTGGTCGATCGCACCGAGCTAATTCTCGATATCTTTGCCCAGCGGGCAAAGAGCGGCGCGGGCAAGCTCCAGGTCGAGCTGGCCCAGCTTGAGTACCAAATGCCCCGGCTGAAGGGGCGTGGTCAGTCCCTATCGCGGCAGGGAGGCGGCATCGGCACCCGAGGCCCAGGGGAAACGAAATTGGAGACTGAGCGCCGGGCAATCCAGCGGCGCATTCAGCGGCTCCAGCAGGAGGTGAACCAGCTTCAAGCCCACCGCGCCCGCCTGCGCCACCGCCGTCAGGATGACAACCTACCCTCGATCGCCGTAGTGGGCTACACCAACGCGGGCAAGTCGACCCTGGTTAACACTCTAACCAACTCAGAGGTCTACGCCGCCGATCAGCTGTTTGCTACCCTCGACCCCACTACCCGCCGTCTAGCAATCACCGACCCCGCCACCAACGACACCACTCAGCTGGTGGTCACCGATACGGTGGGCTTTATCGAAGAGCTGCCCGCCTCGCTGATGGATGCCTTTCGCGCCACCCTCGAAGAGGTCACCGAGGCCGACGCCCTGCTCCATGTGGTGGATGTGTCGCACCCCGCCTGGCAAGACCAGATTCACTGGGTAATGCGCATCCTCAAGGATATGCCGATTGTGCCGGGGCCGATGCTGCTGGTGTTTAACAAGGCCGACCGGGTAAGTAGCGAAGAGCTGGCGATTGCCCAGGAGGAGTACCCCCAGGCTCTGTTTATCTCTGCCACCGAGCGACTAGGACTGGAGACGCTGCGATCGCGTCTGCTGCAACTGATCGATTATGCTGTCACGGTATAG
- a CDS encoding chlorophyll a/b-binding protein, which yields MANPQDKTTYDGQFTRKYGEFGTKFEFGSNPSAELWNGRLAMIGFLGALLVELTTGQGFFHWLGLF from the coding sequence ATGGCTAACCCCCAAGACAAAACTACCTACGACGGTCAATTTACCCGCAAGTATGGCGAATTCGGGACCAAGTTTGAATTTGGGTCTAACCCCAGTGCTGAACTGTGGAACGGTCGTCTCGCCATGATCGGTTTCCTTGGCGCTCTGCTAGTCGAACTGACCACTGGCCAAGGCTTCTTCCATTGGCTGGGTCTGTTCTAA
- a CDS encoding CAAD domain-containing protein — protein sequence MSDFQSDTTYTEFTEPEDPTVIIDNSDSSASALGDEASRQIQQVWDKVSALLGNLPDYVTEFIQRYRRPIVTVGLIVAAFIAVKLVLALLGAVNDVPLLAPTFELVGLIYSGWFLYRYLLKASNRQELLGDIAAIRDQVLGNGSRS from the coding sequence ATGAGCGATTTTCAGTCAGACACCACTTACACAGAGTTTACGGAACCGGAAGACCCCACGGTTATTATTGACAATTCAGACTCTAGTGCCTCGGCGCTGGGTGACGAAGCCTCTCGTCAAATTCAGCAGGTGTGGGATAAGGTTTCTGCACTGTTGGGCAATCTCCCTGACTATGTGACTGAGTTCATTCAGCGATATCGGCGACCGATTGTCACCGTTGGCCTGATTGTCGCGGCGTTTATCGCAGTCAAGCTGGTGCTAGCGCTGTTGGGAGCCGTGAACGACGTTCCTTTGTTGGCCCCCACCTTTGAGCTAGTTGGCCTCATCTACAGCGGTTGGTTTCTCTACCGCTACCTGCTCAAGGCTTCTAACAGGCAAGAGCTGCTAGGCGATATTGCTGCCATTCGCGACCAGGTACTCGGTAATGGGTCTCGGTCATAA